One stretch of Bombus affinis isolate iyBomAffi1 chromosome 4, iyBomAffi1.2, whole genome shotgun sequence DNA includes these proteins:
- the LOC126915677 gene encoding MOB kinase activator-like 2 isoform X3, protein MGKARRKEKDAGTTEDPKLYLEEAALERQLPELDLRMLVDLPPGLDYNEWLASHTLALFDHINLVYGTISEFCTMTGCPDMTGPGLRTYLWFDEKGKKTRVAAPQYIDYVMTFTQRTVSDETIFPTKYANEFPSSFESIVRKILRLLYHVVAHIYHCHFREVALLGLHAHLNCVFAHLTLLNQRFNLIDPKETEILGDLEAALLGDSTSSSAPSSQTLAIQETPTTAT, encoded by the exons AAAAGCCCGACGAAAGGAGAAGGATGCGGGAACTACAGAGGATCCGAAATTGTACCTCGAGGAGGCGGCCCTTGAAAGGCAGCTGCCAGAGCTGGACCTGAGGATGCTGGTCGATTTACCACCCGGTTTGGACTACAACGAATGGTTGGCCTCTCACACTCTCGCACTATTCGATCACATCAATCTCGTTTACGGAACGATATCCGAGTTCTGCACGATGACGGGCTGTCCCGATATGACCGGTCCTGGCTTAAG AACTTATCTGTGGTTTGATGAGAAAGGGAAGAAAACGAGAGTGGCAGCGCCACAATATATAGATTATGTTATGACTTTTACACAACGCACCGTTAGTGACGAAACTATATTTCCTACGAAATATG CAAATGAATTTCCTAGCTCGTTCGAATCGATAGTGCGTAAGATCCTGCGGCTACTGTACCATGTGGTGGCACACATTTACCACTGCCACTTCAGAGAGGTAGCACTCTTGGGGTTGCACGCTCACCTCAATTGTGTATTTGCCCACCTCACGCTCCTTAATCAACGCTTCAACCTTATCGATCCCAAGGAAACGGAGATCTTAGGAGACTTAGAAGCTGCCCTCTTGG GTGACTCGACATCATCATCAGCGCCTTCATCACAGACCTTAGCCATCCAGGAGACTCCGACCACAGCCACCTAG
- the LOC126915678 gene encoding uncharacterized protein LOC126915678, with protein MCCEISEGIPNKKKHDAPESVNTAPKTEKKKVEVTEKIDIYYFDHGNSAYYQTTDSPPILATEKCAEKTDQAATRFWAEIFGTIHIGTAFITAFILQLVRFILYSIIRPLTVGILQLLADYFIKPLLSIVFNALIQPVLILLYNIATSFKDLCEPIAEAIGLFLREIAHVCAAIRIVEVKQGTAPSVACT; from the exons ATGTGCTGTGAAATATCAGAAGGGAtaccaaataaaaagaaacacgaTGCGCCAGAATCGGTCAATACAGCACCAAAGACGGAAAAGAAAAAAGTGGAAGTAACTGAGAAAATTGACATCTATTACTTCGATCATGGGAACTCTGC ATATTATCAAACGACGGATTCACCGCCGATATTAGCGACCGAGAAATGCGCCGAGAAAACCGACCAAGCAGCGACTCGCTTTTGGGCCGAGATATTTGGGACTATTCATATCGGCACTGCTTTCATCACAGCGTTTATTCTACAATTGGTTCGATTTATACTTTACAGTATAATCCGACCGCTGACCGTGGGCATCTTGCAATTGTTGGCGGACTATTTTATAAAACCCCTATTGTCGATTGTGTTCAATGCCCTGATACAGCCTGTATTGATACTGTTATACAATATTGCAACGTCTTTCAAGGATCTTTGCGAGCCTATCGCAGAAGCGATAGGGCTGTTCCTACGGGAGATTGCACACGTGTGTGCGGCGATTCGAATCGTCGAGGTGAAACAGGGTACCGCTCCCTCGGTTGCTTGCACTTGA